A region of Photobacterium sanguinicancri DNA encodes the following proteins:
- a CDS encoding M48 metallopeptidase family protein, with protein MQTLKYLQGYPAHLTEQVHQLIEKEQLAKLLLKKYPTPHAVTTEKALYDYVVGIKNQYLKKSAPISKVAFDNKINVIHHALGLHTFISRVQGGKLKAKHEIRIAAIFKSAPEDFLRMIVVHELAHLREKEHNKAFYQLCCHMEPNYHQLEFDMRLYLTQLDTFGSIYN; from the coding sequence ATGCAAACATTGAAGTATCTACAAGGCTACCCTGCTCACTTAACAGAACAGGTCCACCAGCTAATTGAGAAAGAGCAACTCGCTAAGCTGCTACTGAAGAAATACCCTACTCCACATGCTGTCACAACTGAAAAAGCACTTTACGATTACGTGGTAGGCATTAAAAATCAGTACCTAAAAAAATCAGCGCCGATCAGCAAAGTAGCCTTTGATAATAAAATCAATGTCATTCACCATGCATTAGGTCTACATACCTTTATATCTCGAGTTCAAGGCGGCAAGTTAAAAGCAAAACACGAAATACGTATTGCGGCAATTTTCAAATCAGCCCCAGAAGACTTTCTTCGAATGATCGTGGTGCACGAGCTTGCACACTTACGAGAAAAAGAACACAACAAGGCCTTTTACCAACTTTGCTGTCATATGGAACCAAACTATCACCAGCTTGAGTTTGATATGCGCTTATACCTAACTCAGCTAGATACCTTTGGATCTATTTACAACTAA
- the pal gene encoding peptidoglycan-associated lipoprotein Pal codes for MQLNKVLKGLAIALPMMTLAACSSTEGTETSASDTTNKAAEETVVATPVENTTPVLSEQELRSQELRQEQTIYFKFDNAEIQPDYQAMLEAHAEYLRNNAGQNVIVEGHADERGTPEYNIALGERRANAVAKYLQALGVSASQLEIVSYGEEKPLVLGHTAADYAKNRRSVLVYK; via the coding sequence ATGCAACTTAATAAAGTTTTAAAGGGGCTGGCAATTGCGCTGCCAATGATGACTCTTGCGGCTTGTAGCTCAACTGAAGGTACTGAAACTTCTGCTTCTGATACAACAAATAAAGCAGCAGAAGAAACTGTAGTAGCAACACCAGTAGAGAACACGACTCCTGTTCTTTCTGAGCAAGAACTACGCAGCCAAGAATTGCGTCAAGAGCAAACTATTTACTTCAAGTTTGATAACGCAGAAATCCAACCAGATTACCAAGCGATGCTAGAAGCACACGCAGAATACCTACGTAACAACGCAGGTCAGAACGTGATCGTTGAAGGCCACGCTGATGAGCGCGGTACACCTGAGTACAACATCGCACTAGGCGAGCGTCGTGCTAACGCTGTAGCTAAATACCTACAAGCATTGGGCGTATCTGCATCTCAACTTGAAATCGTTAGCTACGGTGAAGAGAAGCCATTAGTGCTTGGTCACACTGCAGCAGATTACGCTAAGAACCGTCGTTCGGTTCTAGTGTACAAGTAA
- the ybgF gene encoding tol-pal system protein YbgF, whose amino-acid sequence MNSNKMRIAALALLVGAATQVVAAPAPVTELNSSSAQGNSLERLERMLEARNQIQIDMQRQLEQLASEMDELRGVVERNSYDLSQMLERQRELYREVDALSRQPQKAAPETADSKPKSTETYTSNVSENADYEKAVNLILKEKDYNGAVKAFEGFLVAYPQSAYKPNAHYWLGQLYFTKNQLKQAGEQFKAVADYSDSNKRADALLKLGVIAERSNNVDEAKKMYQEVVKTYPDSTSSRQAQASLNKLGK is encoded by the coding sequence ATGAACAGTAACAAGATGCGCATTGCCGCATTGGCGTTGCTGGTTGGTGCGGCGACCCAAGTGGTCGCCGCTCCTGCTCCCGTTACTGAGCTAAACAGTAGCAGTGCTCAGGGAAATAGCCTTGAGCGATTGGAGCGGATGCTTGAGGCAAGAAACCAAATTCAGATTGACATGCAACGTCAGCTTGAACAATTGGCTTCCGAAATGGATGAACTTCGTGGTGTTGTTGAACGTAACTCATATGATCTGAGTCAGATGTTAGAACGTCAACGTGAACTATACCGTGAAGTGGATGCACTTAGCCGCCAACCGCAAAAAGCAGCACCAGAGACAGCGGATAGCAAACCAAAATCGACAGAAACGTATACAAGTAATGTTAGCGAGAACGCTGATTACGAAAAAGCGGTAAACCTGATCTTAAAAGAAAAGGATTACAATGGCGCAGTTAAAGCGTTTGAAGGCTTTTTAGTCGCGTATCCTCAATCGGCTTATAAACCGAATGCCCATTATTGGTTGGGGCAACTTTACTTTACCAAGAATCAGCTAAAGCAAGCCGGTGAGCAGTTTAAAGCCGTTGCGGATTACAGTGATTCGAACAAGCGCGCCGACGCCTTACTTAAACTCGGTGTGATTGCAGAGCGCAGTAACAATGTTGATGAAGCGAAGAAAATGTATCAAGAGGTCGTAAAAACGTACCCTGATTCAACCAGCTCTCGACAAGCGCAAGCAAGCTTGAATAAACTCGGAAAATAA
- a CDS encoding UPF0149 family protein codes for MSSQLSVILENPELAEQLLPEAQTRGFVTAMAAAPHVLDPAEWLAFLWGGEEVSPFTTQEDLESYANAIINLWNETRESLLLNTWSWPEDCALDDKELVTEATRDFSEGLLQGWQLARDDWETIMPEDTEDSALLGGVLLSISLLYDPENAMQALSEEGADGLAQFEEIFKSVPLMLCGLSQRAHALTSN; via the coding sequence ATGTCTTCACAATTAAGTGTGATCCTCGAAAATCCAGAACTAGCGGAACAATTGCTACCAGAAGCACAAACACGCGGTTTTGTTACCGCCATGGCAGCGGCACCGCATGTATTAGACCCAGCTGAATGGCTCGCTTTCTTATGGGGTGGTGAGGAAGTATCACCATTTACTACCCAAGAAGATCTAGAATCTTATGCGAACGCCATTATCAACCTGTGGAATGAAACGCGTGAGTCACTATTGCTAAATACTTGGTCTTGGCCTGAAGACTGTGCACTCGATGATAAAGAGCTTGTGACAGAAGCAACACGCGATTTTTCTGAAGGCTTGCTACAAGGCTGGCAATTGGCGCGTGATGATTGGGAAACCATCATGCCAGAAGATACAGAAGACAGTGCTTTGCTAGGCGGTGTATTGCTGTCTATCAGCCTACTGTATGATCCAGAAAATGCGATGCAAGCACTATCAGAAGAAGGTGCTGACGGCCTTGCACAGTTTGAAGAGATATTTAAATCAGTTCCTCTGATGCTATGTGGCCTATCCCAACGAGCACATGCCTTAACTAGTAACTAA
- a CDS encoding DUF6500 family protein, whose product MRALLRDKILQVCYKKIEQKGDNVGVSFYAFFANKNDNSALLMEAATWWIETHQLDHFEKAKKIIELVKKEELSCK is encoded by the coding sequence ATGAGAGCGTTATTGAGAGATAAAATACTTCAGGTTTGCTATAAGAAAATTGAGCAAAAAGGCGATAACGTTGGTGTGTCGTTTTACGCTTTTTTTGCCAACAAAAACGATAATTCTGCTTTATTAATGGAAGCGGCGACATGGTGGATAGAGACACACCAGCTCGATCACTTTGAGAAAGCAAAGAAAATCATCGAGCTAGTTAAAAAAGAAGAACTTAGTTGTAAATAG
- the nadA gene encoding quinolinate synthase NadA, whose translation MSLTFDPSETIYPFPPKPVPLNDSEKQEYIAKIKALLEEKDAVLVAHYYTDPEIQALAENTGGFVGDSLEMARFGNQHPAKTLIICGVRFMGESAKILTPEKNVLMPTLDAECSLDLGCPADKFTEFCDAHPDHTVVVYANTSAAVKARADWVVTSSIALEIVEHLDSEDKKIIWGPDRHLGSYIANQTGAEMLLWQGECVVHDEFSAKALRDMKHLYPEAAILVHPESPASVVELADAVGSTSQLIKAAKELPNQKLIVATDKGIFFKMQQLVPEKELVEAPTAGAGATCRSCAHCPWMAMNGLKAIEQALRDGGSEHEIFVDEALREKSLIPLNRMLDFAAELQLKVKGNA comes from the coding sequence ATGAGCTTAACATTCGATCCGTCAGAAACAATTTACCCATTTCCGCCAAAACCTGTGCCATTGAACGACAGTGAAAAGCAGGAATACATCGCAAAAATTAAAGCCCTTCTTGAGGAAAAAGATGCGGTTTTAGTTGCCCACTATTACACCGACCCAGAAATTCAGGCCCTAGCTGAAAATACAGGTGGTTTTGTTGGCGACTCCCTCGAAATGGCCCGTTTCGGTAATCAACACCCTGCAAAAACCTTGATTATCTGTGGCGTGCGCTTTATGGGGGAATCTGCAAAAATCCTGACTCCAGAAAAGAACGTATTAATGCCGACACTCGACGCTGAGTGTTCACTTGATCTGGGCTGTCCTGCAGATAAATTTACCGAGTTTTGTGATGCTCACCCTGACCATACAGTGGTGGTGTATGCTAATACCTCTGCAGCGGTAAAAGCACGAGCTGATTGGGTGGTAACGTCTAGTATCGCCCTTGAAATCGTTGAGCACCTTGATAGCGAAGATAAGAAAATTATTTGGGGGCCGGACCGCCACTTAGGTTCATATATTGCGAATCAAACTGGCGCGGAAATGTTGCTGTGGCAAGGTGAGTGTGTTGTGCATGACGAGTTTTCAGCCAAAGCACTGCGCGACATGAAACATCTATACCCTGAAGCCGCGATTCTTGTTCATCCAGAATCCCCAGCAAGTGTGGTGGAATTAGCGGATGCTGTCGGTTCAACAAGCCAGTTGATCAAGGCTGCAAAAGAGTTGCCAAATCAGAAACTGATAGTTGCGACTGATAAAGGCATTTTCTTCAAAATGCAGCAACTTGTACCTGAGAAAGAGCTGGTTGAAGCACCAACAGCCGGCGCAGGTGCAACTTGTCGTAGCTGTGCGCACTGTCCGTGGATGGCAATGAATGGCCTGAAAGCGATTGAGCAAGCGCTACGCGATGGCGGTAGTGAGCACGAGATTTTTGTTGATGAAGCATTACGTGAGAAGTCACTTATCCCGTTAAATCGCATGCTGGATTTTGCTGCTGAGCTGCAATTGAAAGTAAAAGGTAACGCATAA
- a CDS encoding bile acid:sodium symporter family protein: MSQILLTVALPMALAWMMLCVGMTLSVFDFKRVSQYPFKVIAALLAQLVGLPLLAYAIITLLGLPEPIAVGLWLLALAPGGASSNAITHLSGGDSALSITITAISSVVIPFTMPLLLTLFMPELSLVIPLKTAILQLTAVTLLPVLVGMALRHYTDESWFTPFAEKAGKSALWALFFTVIITVSANTEVFHLFASKAAVAVIALCVTGMVMGALIARIMGEKSAVVKTFAIEVGVQNAGTAIFAAVILLGRPEFAITPLLYGILMNIPAFGLIYFYRARQRKVLA; encoded by the coding sequence ATGAGCCAAATTCTACTGACAGTCGCATTGCCAATGGCACTTGCGTGGATGATGCTTTGCGTCGGCATGACACTCAGTGTCTTTGATTTTAAACGGGTATCTCAGTATCCATTTAAAGTGATTGCAGCATTGTTGGCACAACTTGTTGGGTTACCATTGCTGGCTTATGCCATTATAACGTTATTGGGATTACCAGAGCCGATTGCTGTTGGCCTGTGGTTGCTAGCACTTGCGCCCGGTGGGGCATCATCGAATGCGATTACTCACCTCAGTGGGGGAGACTCTGCACTATCTATCACTATCACCGCGATAAGCAGTGTTGTTATACCTTTTACGATGCCTTTATTATTAACCCTGTTCATGCCTGAACTTTCATTGGTTATTCCACTAAAAACGGCTATCTTGCAGTTAACCGCAGTAACGCTTTTACCTGTACTCGTTGGGATGGCATTACGTCATTACACGGATGAATCATGGTTTACCCCTTTTGCTGAAAAAGCGGGAAAGAGTGCGCTATGGGCATTGTTTTTCACCGTCATCATTACCGTATCGGCAAATACTGAAGTGTTCCATTTATTTGCATCAAAAGCGGCAGTTGCTGTCATTGCGCTGTGTGTTACAGGTATGGTGATGGGGGCCTTGATTGCTCGAATCATGGGTGAAAAGTCTGCGGTAGTAAAAACATTTGCCATTGAAGTCGGCGTGCAAAATGCAGGTACTGCAATTTTTGCTGCTGTGATCTTATTGGGGCGCCCTGAGTTCGCAATTACCCCTTTGCTTTATGGAATTTTGATGAACATCCCTGCATTTGGGCTAATTTACTTTTATCGCGCGCGCCAGCGTAAGGTATTAGCGTAA